In Hoeflea ulvae, one genomic interval encodes:
- the kdsA gene encoding 3-deoxy-8-phosphooctulonate synthase, translating into MSTAPNSTVSVGNAVFGNTLPLTLIAGPCQFESRGHAFDMASALKELCGTLGLGLVYKSSYDKANRTSLTSTRGAGMDAALPVFDDLRNQLGLPVLTDIHSEEQCAIVAPHVDVLQIPAFLSRQTDLLVAAANTGKVINVKKGQFLAPWDMKNVLAKITGSGNPNVLLTERGASFGYNTLVSDMRALPIMADTGAPVIFDATHSVQQPGGQGASSGGERRFVETLARAAVAVGVAGVFIETHEDPDNSTSSDGPNMIPLKDLPRLLETLLAFDAVAKRDAG; encoded by the coding sequence ATGAGCACCGCGCCCAATTCGACCGTCTCCGTCGGCAATGCCGTCTTCGGCAACACCCTGCCGCTGACCCTGATCGCCGGTCCCTGCCAGTTCGAATCCCGCGGTCATGCCTTCGACATGGCCAGTGCGCTGAAGGAATTGTGCGGCACGCTCGGGCTCGGCCTGGTCTACAAGTCGAGCTATGACAAGGCCAACCGCACCTCGCTGACGAGCACCCGCGGCGCCGGCATGGATGCCGCGCTGCCGGTGTTTGACGACCTGCGCAACCAGCTCGGCCTGCCGGTGCTCACCGACATCCATTCCGAAGAACAATGCGCCATCGTCGCACCGCATGTCGACGTGCTGCAGATCCCGGCCTTCCTGTCGCGCCAGACCGACCTGCTTGTCGCCGCCGCCAACACCGGCAAGGTCATCAATGTCAAGAAGGGCCAGTTCCTGGCGCCCTGGGACATGAAGAATGTGCTCGCCAAAATCACCGGCTCGGGCAATCCGAATGTGCTCCTGACCGAGCGCGGCGCGTCGTTTGGCTACAACACGCTGGTCTCCGACATGCGCGCATTGCCGATCATGGCCGACACCGGCGCACCGGTGATCTTCGACGCCACCCATTCGGTGCAGCAGCCCGGCGGGCAGGGGGCAAGCTCGGGCGGCGAACGCCGCTTCGTCGAAACGCTCGCCCGCGCCGCCGTTGCCGTCGGTGTCGCCGGCGTGTTCATAGAAACCCACGAGGACCCGGACAATTCCACCTCGTCGGACGGTCCCAACATGATCCCGCTCAAGGACCTGCCCCGGCTGCTCGAGACCCTGCTGGCCTTCGACGCCGTGGCCAAGCGCGACGCCGGCTGA
- a CDS encoding VOC family protein: protein MPSPRTRRPLDHLVLPVEDLETARARHAALGFIVAAEARHPFGTENACVFLDDGTYLEPLGIASREDCEEAARGGNVFVARDQAYRFRRSDNGFSAFVVGSSDAVADHDRFRTLGMSGGELLEFSRAMTFPDGTTRDASFKLAFAADLRSPDLFGFAVERVNVPAADRSALTAHANGVTGISEIILSEPNPTDFQYFIQELACNREVEANSFGMSIELDGATITVFNKAGMEAHFGVLDGSAERGLLGRAVVFRVTDLVALTELLHDNGVAAREFGSRLIVNPAPGQGAYYCFEETR from the coding sequence TCACCGCGCACCCGCCGCCCTCTCGATCATCTTGTGCTGCCGGTCGAGGATCTCGAGACTGCGCGCGCCCGTCATGCAGCGCTCGGCTTCATCGTCGCGGCCGAGGCGCGCCATCCCTTCGGCACCGAGAACGCCTGCGTCTTCCTTGACGACGGCACCTATCTCGAGCCGCTGGGCATTGCCTCGCGCGAAGACTGCGAAGAGGCCGCGCGCGGCGGCAATGTCTTCGTCGCCCGCGACCAGGCCTACCGGTTCCGGCGCAGCGACAACGGCTTCAGCGCCTTCGTGGTCGGCTCGTCCGACGCCGTGGCCGATCATGACCGCTTCCGCACACTCGGCATGTCGGGCGGCGAGCTGCTCGAATTCTCCCGCGCCATGACCTTTCCCGACGGGACAACAAGGGATGCGAGTTTCAAGCTGGCCTTCGCCGCCGATCTGCGGTCGCCGGACCTGTTCGGCTTCGCCGTCGAGCGCGTCAATGTTCCCGCCGCCGACCGATCGGCGCTGACGGCGCATGCCAATGGCGTCACCGGGATCAGCGAAATCATCCTGTCCGAGCCCAATCCGACCGATTTCCAGTATTTCATCCAGGAGCTTGCCTGCAACCGCGAGGTCGAGGCCAATTCCTTCGGCATGTCGATCGAGCTCGACGGCGCCACAATCACCGTGTTCAACAAGGCGGGCATGGAAGCCCATTTCGGCGTCCTCGACGGCTCCGCCGAACGCGGGCTGCTGGGCCGCGCCGTGGTCTTCCGGGTTACAGATCTGGTCGCGCTCACCGAACTGCTGCACGACAATGGCGTCGCAGCGCGCGAATTCGGCTCCCGCCTGATCGTCAATCCCGCGCCCGGCCAGGGCGCCTATTACTGCTTCGAGGAAACCAGATGA